GATGTTCGTGGTGAATCTGAGGGCTGGTGGAAAAACGCAGACACACACGCCAAGCAACCATCTTTGGATGACGAAAAGCTACAAGGATGCTACACCGCTTGGTTAAACAAGCAAAAAGGGACACATAGCCAAAAGCGGTTAACCGTACAAAAGTCTATTGTCAGTACTGACAATAGCTTATTGTCAGTGCCACCACTGACAATAGAAAGGATTACAAGACAAGATTCTCAGTCTATTGTCAGTGTTGTCAGTGGCATCTTAGCCTCTAATTTAGATGACATAGAAGAGAGTTTTAAATTAGACTTACTCTGTACGGAATTAGGAATTAACCAAAAGCTTTTTGACCGCATTGTTGCTAGGGAGCGTGTCAAACTGGATGAGGTTCTGCCAGAAGATGAAATGCGGCTCAAGTCGCTCATCGAGTGGCGAAATAATAAAATTGACTGGGATGCTATCTTACCCGCCCCTCTAGCCCGTGATTTAACCCATGACGCGGACGTTTTGAATGTTGATCCTGTTGTAATCTGGCAGCCCTTAATCAGCGCTGTTGCCTCCTTAGCAGGCACGACAATTAATCTGGATATGCAATCTCATAAAATCCCCTCTGTACTGTGGACTGTGACAGTTTTAGAGTCCGGTGGCGGAAAAAGCCGCGCAGACAGCTTGGTTGTAGCCCCATTGCGTAAAATGCAAGCGGAAGCTATGCAGCGCTACAAAGATGCTGATAATGATTACAAACGGGCGCTAAAACAGTGGGAGAAAGGGGGCGGTGAAGGGGATGAGCCAGAACCACCCGCTTTAAGGAAATATCTGTTTGAAGTCGCAACCATTCAAGCTGTGTTAAAGCGCTCTGCTGAAAACGCCGACAATGGGGCGCTGTGGGCAAGAGATGAAATAGCGGGGCTGTTTAATTCCTTGGGGCAATTCTCCAAGGGTGAGGATGAAAGCTTGCAGATTTTGTTAAAACTTTGGGATGCAGCCGCCCTTTGTGTAGATCGGACATCTTTAACTGACAGTTATTTTGCAGAACGTACAGCCGTTTCTGTGACGGGTGGTATTCAACCCGGTGTATTTCGCAAAATCTTCAAAGACGCTGACGACAATAACGGGTTGCAAGCGAGAATGTTGTTTGCAGTTCCCCAGCGTCGTAAACAACGATACATAGAAGGCTTTTGTCAACTTAGTGATCGCTTGCCCCTACTTTACAAGTGGCTAGAGCAATTACCAGAAATCAACGTTAAAATCAGTCCCCAGGCTAAAGCATATTACAAAAAGCTAGTCGAGGTAATTGGCGACCAAATAGAACAAACGACACACGCCGCCATCCGTAATTGGATGTCGAAACTAACAACCCAGGTTTTGAGAATTGCGTTGAATCTGCACCTGATTGAGTGTTTTTACTCACCCAATAGCCGAGATATTACAACGCTGCAAAAAGACACCCTAGAACGCGCTGTCAAGCTTGCCCAATACTATCGCAGTGCTTTTCACGTTTTGCAAGAGAAAGTGAGCAATAGTGATGAAATTAGCTCAATTCTGTTGCAAATTTATGACCGTGCTTCCCAAACATCAGACGGCGTTTCTGTCCGTGACATTTATCGGCCATTGGATAGCATCAAGTCACGAGCCAAGGCCGCAGGCAGAGAACCCAGTGCCTACACTCATGATTTATTTCTCAAACTGGAACAAATGGGTTATGGAGAAATTGTACGTAAAGGTCGCTCTGTAAGATTTGTGGCATCAAAAATTGAATCTGGTGAAAAACCCTTTTCAACCACTGACAACACTGACAATGAAGGAAAATACATCTCTAAAGCTCTTTTTAACGAGGATTTTAATGTCAGTGATAGCCACTGCCAATCACTGACTGTCAGTACTGACAATAGCGTTTTGTATGCAGATTACGGGCAAGGCTATGTCATGGATAAGACTGAAATCCCGCCGCCGGATGATTCAATTCCCCAGATGCCAATTGAAGTTGTTGACCCAGTATTAGCCGAGCCTCAAGAGGTCAAAACTAATGCAACCACAGCAGAAATTACCAAGGGTGCAAGGGTGCGGGTTCACTGTCCTGGCAGCAAGCGGCATGGTTTAGAGGGGATTGTAACTAGGTTTGTCTATGAACAGGGCTTGCTCAAAGCGATCGTCAAACTAGAAAATATTGAAACCAGCTTAAGAATCTGGGAATGCTTTGTGCCAGGGAATGAGGGGATGAGACTGGAGTTAGTTGAATGATCACTTGAACTATGCTGATTCAGCAACACGAGTGTTGCTATATCAAACTTTGGATATAAAAGCCTGACTCTCAAAGCCTCTTGAGAGCCAATTAGCCGCATCCCTGTTGCGCGATAATGGTTCAATACAGATTCCATGAAACACTGACTGACGAAATAATTTTTAAATGGATGCCTGTATTGCTCATTGGCGTTAAGGTAGCCCAACAGTTGATATTACTTTGGGATTTCATTTGGGAATACTAAGGCTAAATAAAGTTAAGTATTTTCTTATGAGTAACAGCTTGGCTATGTTTACTCCTTCAAGTTACTAGTTGGGATTTGAAATTTTGTAATAAGCTAGTCATGCAACATGGAACAAGAGCATATCTATTTATCAATTCCTTTTGAATCATTCATTGCAGCCATTCAGTGTTTGGATCTCAATCAGTTACTCAGGGCTAGAGAGAGTGTCAACGGGAGCAATGCGGTTTTGTCAGATCCAGTAAAAAACAAGCGATGCCTTCGGCGGGCTACGCCTACGCAAAAATCAAATCTAAGTATGAGGTAATTTATTTACTAAATATACGCTCATAGCCACGTGAATTCATCTTGATGAGATATCTCAAAAAGATTACTAGCAAGGTATTTGACGATTATTAACAAAAATATCTACAATTAGCCTTTTATACTTAGTGTTAATTAAACCAAATAACAAGTTGAAAGTAGAGCTAAGGTATAAAATTTATCAAGCAGTTTCTGGTTTGATAAAGGAATTAAAGATGGAAGCACAAAAATTATCCCAACTTTTAGCTATCCATTGACAACGCAGATGTAACATAATTTCTGCATTTTCTTTCAACCAAAATTTACTGTTACCCTTGATTCTTAAATTGACAACTTGGCGGATTAAACTCTCAATTGCACCGCTACCAATAGGTAATTTTTTCTGTATTGCTTTATC
The sequence above is a segment of the Nostoc sp. ATCC 53789 genome. Coding sequences within it:
- a CDS encoding DUF3987 domain-containing protein codes for the protein MHTTQINPTTAERLISGLQQIPGNWALTPVTDNKRPYRQDWQQETALNRQTLIKELQSERAFGYGIRTGVVSGGILAIDADGHAAEALLQKLSDGDLPDTVIFSSGKAGRRQLLYFVTQDYWQLVKTVKLKTGVKDDDGKEQLLEFRWNGLQSVLPPSVHPQTGSYHWVRSPQDVEVANCPNWVIELMLNQQQPVAVPQPQTKPVQTTVSTRPNLSIFLGREDRDLVEHGTGDGSRNDAAQKLSLNLIATARRLQELGIDYDGDPRALYDQFCYHCTPPLGSDVRGESEGWWKNADTHAKQPSLDDEKLQGCYTAWLNKQKGTHSQKRLTVQKSIVSTDNSLLSVPPLTIERITRQDSQSIVSVVSGILASNLDDIEESFKLDLLCTELGINQKLFDRIVARERVKLDEVLPEDEMRLKSLIEWRNNKIDWDAILPAPLARDLTHDADVLNVDPVVIWQPLISAVASLAGTTINLDMQSHKIPSVLWTVTVLESGGGKSRADSLVVAPLRKMQAEAMQRYKDADNDYKRALKQWEKGGGEGDEPEPPALRKYLFEVATIQAVLKRSAENADNGALWARDEIAGLFNSLGQFSKGEDESLQILLKLWDAAALCVDRTSLTDSYFAERTAVSVTGGIQPGVFRKIFKDADDNNGLQARMLFAVPQRRKQRYIEGFCQLSDRLPLLYKWLEQLPEINVKISPQAKAYYKKLVEVIGDQIEQTTHAAIRNWMSKLTTQVLRIALNLHLIECFYSPNSRDITTLQKDTLERAVKLAQYYRSAFHVLQEKVSNSDEISSILLQIYDRASQTSDGVSVRDIYRPLDSIKSRAKAAGREPSAYTHDLFLKLEQMGYGEIVRKGRSVRFVASKIESGEKPFSTTDNTDNEGKYISKALFNEDFNVSDSHCQSLTVSTDNSVLYADYGQGYVMDKTEIPPPDDSIPQMPIEVVDPVLAEPQEVKTNATTAEITKGARVRVHCPGSKRHGLEGIVTRFVYEQGLLKAIVKLENIETSLRIWECFVPGNEGMRLELVE